The Methanolacinia petrolearia DSM 11571 genome has a segment encoding these proteins:
- a CDS encoding SLC13 family permease: MKKTLGRIIGILAFIIIVLYPVDPSAFPVEAKYAAAVTALMIVWWVTEAIPIQATALIPIVLFPLLGVLTPAEACSAYGDKVIFLFMGGFIIAMSMQRWGLHERIALHIIRKTGSSPRRLILGFMIATAFLSMWISNTATAMMMIPIAIAIIATILPNIETKLEEMDPKQRNFSECIVISIAYAATIGGMATIIGTPPNGFFIAQMQAIFPAAPPIDFSTWMLFALPLSCVFLPIGWLWLTYGAYRDLPGKISAGKDIIEEKISALGAMSKGEKWTLLVFAGTAVAWILRSQKNIGDIVIPGINTFLPGVDDSTIAIAGAILLFLLPVSRSEGIYTMNWEWAKKIPWGILILFGGGICLSKAFIASGLANEIIERLGFIHTIHIVIAVLIVAILVSLLTEVTSNTAIAGVMMPIMAITAVSMEVHPYILMLTATFACSMAFMLPVATPPNAVAYGSGYINIKDMIKAGWVLNIIGIILLVIFMFTVFMWVLGFGVEMPAWAFEPVISGG; encoded by the coding sequence ATGAAAAAGACCCTGGGCCGGATTATCGGGATACTAGCTTTTATTATCATCGTATTATATCCTGTCGACCCTTCGGCATTTCCCGTTGAGGCAAAATATGCTGCAGCGGTTACAGCACTTATGATCGTATGGTGGGTAACCGAGGCGATACCGATTCAGGCGACCGCACTTATTCCCATCGTGCTTTTTCCCCTGCTTGGAGTTCTCACTCCCGCCGAAGCCTGCAGCGCTTACGGGGACAAAGTCATCTTTCTGTTTATGGGCGGTTTTATAATAGCAATGTCCATGCAGCGCTGGGGTCTGCATGAACGAATAGCACTTCATATAATCAGAAAAACCGGTTCTTCTCCGCGGAGGCTCATCCTCGGGTTTATGATTGCAACTGCATTTTTGTCAATGTGGATCTCCAATACCGCGACCGCCATGATGATGATCCCGATTGCAATTGCGATAATTGCAACCATACTCCCGAATATCGAGACAAAGCTTGAAGAGATGGACCCGAAACAGAGAAATTTTTCCGAGTGCATCGTAATATCGATTGCCTACGCCGCGACAATCGGCGGGATGGCAACAATTATCGGGACCCCTCCCAACGGGTTCTTTATAGCTCAGATGCAGGCGATCTTCCCCGCTGCGCCTCCGATTGATTTCTCTACATGGATGCTCTTCGCCCTGCCGCTTTCCTGTGTATTCTTACCTATCGGATGGCTATGGCTGACATACGGGGCATACAGGGACCTTCCCGGAAAGATCTCGGCCGGAAAAGACATAATCGAGGAGAAGATCTCGGCACTCGGGGCCATGAGCAAAGGCGAAAAGTGGACCCTGCTGGTATTCGCGGGAACGGCTGTCGCATGGATTCTAAGGTCGCAGAAGAATATCGGCGATATCGTAATTCCGGGAATCAACACTTTTCTTCCCGGTGTCGACGATTCGACAATTGCCATAGCAGGTGCCATACTGCTCTTCCTTCTTCCTGTCAGCAGGTCGGAAGGGATCTATACGATGAACTGGGAATGGGCAAAGAAAATTCCCTGGGGAATTCTGATACTCTTCGGCGGGGGTATCTGTCTTTCAAAGGCGTTCATAGCAAGCGGGCTGGCCAATGAGATTATCGAGCGTCTCGGCTTTATACACACCATACATATCGTCATTGCAGTGCTGATAGTCGCGATCCTTGTATCACTGCTGACGGAAGTCACTTCAAATACTGCGATTGCCGGGGTTATGATGCCCATAATGGCAATTACAGCCGTAAGTATGGAGGTGCACCCGTATATTCTCATGCTGACGGCAACTTTCGCCTGCTCGATGGCATTCATGCTTCCTGTTGCAACGCCCCCGAATGCCGTTGCCTACGGGTCAGGGTATATCAATATAAAAGACATGATAAAGGCAGGCTGGGTGCTTAACATCATAGGAATTATTCTGCTTGTAATATTCATGTTCACAGTATTCATGTGGGTTTTGGGCTTTGGGGTCGAGATGCCTGCATGGGCCTTCGAACCTGTGATCTCAGGCGGATAA
- a CDS encoding SAM-dependent methyltransferase — protein MNFQDLVTISQGPLGIMNPFSQEKALLAGEMARLSEGMTVIDFGCGNGTLLGIWGHSFGVCGTGIEIREEACSNAGELLAKLDLSENIHVFLADASLYDPEDETYNVAVSFGASQIWGGIPDAISSMKSFLKPDGIMIIGERYWKKDSVAAEFSREWPEIMTEYEILQSARENGYDITRVIRSSEDEWDDYESSIWENCLDWMAENPDHPEKDEVYNYFLRIQEEYLAYGREYIGWAAYILVPSLSP, from the coding sequence ATGAATTTTCAGGATCTTGTAACGATATCACAGGGGCCCCTGGGCATTATGAACCCTTTTTCGCAGGAAAAGGCCCTGCTGGCAGGAGAGATGGCACGCCTTTCCGAAGGCATGACCGTCATCGACTTCGGATGCGGCAACGGAACACTCCTCGGCATATGGGGGCATTCGTTCGGAGTCTGCGGGACAGGAATTGAGATCAGGGAGGAGGCCTGCTCCAATGCGGGAGAACTCCTTGCAAAGCTCGATCTTTCGGAAAATATCCATGTTTTTCTTGCCGACGCCTCCTTATACGATCCTGAAGATGAAACCTATAACGTTGCGGTATCGTTCGGGGCATCCCAGATCTGGGGCGGGATACCGGATGCAATCTCTTCGATGAAGAGTTTCCTGAAACCTGACGGGATTATGATCATCGGTGAAAGGTACTGGAAGAAAGACTCGGTTGCAGCTGAATTTTCAAGAGAATGGCCTGAGATCATGACTGAATACGAGATCCTCCAGTCCGCCAGGGAGAACGGATACGACATCACGAGGGTCATACGATCCAGTGAAGACGAGTGGGACGATTACGAGTCTTCTATATGGGAGAACTGCCTCGACTGGATGGCTGAAAATCCGGACCATCCTGAAAAAGACGAGGTTTACAATTATTTCCTGAGAATCCAGGAGGAATACCTCGCATATGGAAGAGAATACATCGGCTGGGCGGCATACATCCTGGTGCCCTCTCTTTCACCATAA